In Cyanobacteria bacterium GSL.Bin1, the following are encoded in one genomic region:
- a CDS encoding photosystem II q(b) protein has protein sequence FLAAWPVVGIWFTALGISTMAFNLNGFNFNQSILDSQGRVINTWADVLNRANLGFEVMHERNAHNFPLDLAAGEATPVAMQAPEING, from the coding sequence CTTCTTAGCCGCCTGGCCCGTAGTTGGCATCTGGTTCACTGCCCTTGGTATCAGCACCATGGCCTTCAACCTGAACGGATTCAACTTCAACCAGTCCATCTTAGATAGCCAAGGTCGCGTCATCAACACCTGGGCAGACGTCCTCAACCGCGCGAACTTAGGATTCGAGGTCATGCACGAACGGAATGCGCACAACTTCCCCTTAGACTTAGCGGCAGGTGAAGCGACTCCCGTAGCGATGCAAGCCCCTGAAATCAACGGCTAA